From the Acetobacter aceti genome, one window contains:
- a CDS encoding lipopolysaccharide assembly protein LapB, protein MAGCSHPPATLDRQLSVADIELKNGEVENTLPQLTELNQRYPNTPSILLRLARTHEALGRETAAIEFYKKVIAINHDSKDGWMGLAKIYMRRKPETALTILENMVKLYPDDPQIVDDYGVSLDLNGRYTEAQNAYKQAIQIDPGMVSPEVNLGLSLGLSGNIPKGLAIIKPYAVTGDAEPRTRENYALLLIAAGRIDEAKTMLLTYLPPDAALVKFNRLSDFWSLHSGDKSKRT, encoded by the coding sequence ATGGCGGGATGCTCTCATCCGCCTGCAACGCTGGATAGGCAGCTATCCGTTGCTGACATTGAACTGAAAAATGGCGAGGTGGAAAATACGCTTCCTCAACTGACCGAACTGAACCAGCGCTATCCCAATACACCGTCTATTCTTTTGAGGCTTGCCAGAACGCATGAAGCGCTCGGCAGGGAGACAGCGGCTATAGAATTTTATAAAAAAGTTATTGCGATCAATCATGATTCCAAAGACGGATGGATGGGTCTTGCCAAAATATACATGCGACGCAAGCCGGAAACAGCGCTTACCATTCTGGAAAACATGGTCAAACTCTATCCTGACGACCCTCAGATCGTAGATGATTACGGGGTCTCCCTGGATTTGAACGGACGTTATACTGAAGCGCAGAACGCATATAAACAGGCCATCCAGATTGACCCCGGCATGGTATCACCTGAAGTTAATCTCGGTCTTTCCCTCGGCCTGTCAGGAAATATCCCTAAAGGTCTGGCCATTATCAAGCCTTATGCCGTTACAGGGGACGCAGAGCCGAGAACGCGGGAAAATTACGCCCTGCTCCTTATCGCGGCAGGCCGCATAGATGAAGCGAAAACCATGCTGCTCACCTACCTGCCTCCAGATGCAGCTCTGGTTAAGTTTAACAGACTTTCAGACTTCTGGTCGCTCCACTCTGGCGACAAGAGCAAGCGGACATGA